One genomic segment of Paenibacillus durus includes these proteins:
- a CDS encoding stage II sporulation protein M has protein sequence MFSIFTFGRDIYTIRKALMLSCLLFIVGVAAGWIGTGSLERLLMQQLRGLGSISEKLRDSSNPQLSFFVFIFLNNSIKGVLIIFLGALFGILPAIFLLINGAVIGYLVHTFVLQGRDVFELIVKGLLPHGIIEIPAIIIACAFGLQFGANVAASMVRRTRSGGEWPSFMRQTLTASIWIVILLLIAAVIESTVTFALLS, from the coding sequence ATGTTCTCTATATTTACTTTTGGCCGTGATATCTACACAATACGCAAGGCGCTCATGCTCTCATGTCTGTTATTCATAGTCGGCGTTGCAGCCGGATGGATTGGAACGGGCAGTCTGGAACGGCTGCTGATGCAGCAGCTACGGGGACTGGGCAGCATTAGTGAAAAATTACGGGACTCATCCAATCCGCAGTTGAGCTTTTTTGTGTTTATCTTTTTGAACAATAGCATTAAAGGTGTTCTGATAATTTTTCTGGGAGCCTTGTTCGGCATTCTTCCGGCTATCTTTCTCTTGATCAACGGAGCAGTTATCGGTTATTTGGTGCACACCTTTGTTCTTCAGGGAAGGGATGTATTCGAACTGATTGTCAAGGGGCTGCTGCCGCATGGGATTATTGAAATCCCCGCCATCATTATAGCTTGTGCTTTCGGCCTTCAGTTTGGCGCTAACGTGGCGGCAAGCATGGTGAGAAGAACCCGAAGCGGGGGAGAGTGGCCATCCTTTATGCGCCAGACACTGACGGCGTCTATTTGGATCGTTATATTGCTGCTTATTGCAGCGGTCATTGAGAGCACGGTAACTTTTGCGCTCTTATCATAA
- the pdaB gene encoding polysaccharide deacetylase family sporulation protein PdaB yields the protein MNSFYVFSGKKIKRFFYICAAALLAAGVIYVERGNITVFSESPPSAIYSVPTEKKLIALTFDISWGEKRPGPILKVLEDKKVDKATFFLSSPWSKTHQDIVANIKNAGYEIGSHGHKHVNYSTLSSEEIRTQITTAGTILNELTGKEPKLIRMPNGDFDKRVLQVANDLGYKVIQWDTDSLDWKNIGVENIVKRVTSKAHPGDIVLLHASDSCKQTHEALPQIIDALRSQGYEFVTVSELISQGSTEGKEVRDSAWLSDRLEDAAGL from the coding sequence ATGAATTCCTTCTATGTATTCAGCGGCAAAAAAATAAAGCGTTTCTTCTATATTTGCGCCGCTGCTTTGCTTGCTGCCGGAGTCATTTATGTAGAGCGTGGCAATATTACCGTCTTTTCCGAATCGCCTCCTTCCGCCATTTACAGTGTGCCTACGGAGAAAAAGCTGATCGCCCTGACCTTTGATATCAGTTGGGGAGAAAAACGTCCGGGGCCCATTCTTAAAGTACTGGAGGACAAGAAAGTCGACAAAGCTACGTTCTTCCTGTCTTCCCCATGGAGCAAGACCCATCAGGACATTGTGGCGAATATTAAAAATGCAGGGTATGAGATTGGCAGCCACGGCCACAAGCATGTCAATTACAGCACGCTGAGCAGCGAGGAAATTCGGACTCAGATTACGACAGCAGGTACGATTCTGAATGAATTAACCGGGAAAGAACCGAAGCTGATCCGCATGCCCAACGGTGATTTTGACAAAAGAGTCCTGCAGGTGGCAAACGACCTCGGCTATAAAGTCATCCAATGGGATACCGATTCTCTTGATTGGAAAAATATCGGCGTAGAAAATATAGTGAAGCGCGTGACCAGCAAAGCTCATCCCGGTGATATCGTGCTGCTCCATGCCAGCGACTCCTGCAAGCAAACCCATGAGGCACTGCCTCAAATTATCGATGCACTCCGGAGTCAAGGCTATGAATTTGTGACCGTCTCCGAGCTAATCAGCCAAGGCAGCACCGAAGGCAAGGAAGTAAGGGACTCGGCGTGGCTTAGTGATCGTCTGGAGGATGCCGCTGGTCTGTAA
- a CDS encoding PPK2 family polyphosphate kinase, translated as MNIDRYMIKDTDGKILPKLNPDETGGFTNKEEAEAKMGPLKERLAELQDIFFAQKKHALLIVLQGMDSSGKDGTVKHVFSGINPQGFTVTSFKKPTLDESAHDFLWRVHKQTPAKGYISAFNRSHYEEVLVPRVHGGQDKAETKRRFRHIRHFEEMLTEENTIIIKLFLHISKDKQLEKIQERLQDPAKHWKFDVSDLEERKYWNDYQEAYEDIFKETAKDNAPWYWIPANHRWFRNYLALNIVVKTLEKLKLSYPKLNTLTPDISELISPRH; from the coding sequence GTGAACATCGACCGCTATATGATAAAAGACACAGACGGCAAAATACTGCCCAAGCTTAACCCCGACGAAACGGGAGGCTTCACAAATAAAGAAGAGGCCGAGGCGAAAATGGGTCCACTAAAGGAACGGCTTGCCGAACTCCAGGACATTTTTTTCGCTCAAAAGAAGCATGCGCTGCTGATCGTCCTTCAAGGAATGGATTCGAGCGGTAAGGACGGCACGGTAAAACATGTTTTTTCGGGAATCAATCCACAGGGTTTTACGGTGACCAGCTTTAAAAAGCCGACCCTGGATGAGTCGGCCCATGATTTTTTGTGGAGAGTGCATAAACAGACCCCGGCAAAAGGATATATATCAGCCTTCAACCGCTCCCATTATGAAGAGGTACTCGTACCCCGTGTTCATGGAGGTCAGGATAAGGCTGAAACCAAACGCCGCTTTCGCCACATCCGGCATTTTGAAGAGATGCTGACGGAGGAGAACACGATTATCATCAAGCTTTTTCTTCATATATCGAAGGATAAACAGCTGGAAAAAATCCAGGAGCGGCTCCAGGACCCGGCCAAGCATTGGAAGTTCGATGTCAGCGATCTCGAAGAACGGAAATACTGGAACGATTATCAGGAGGCTTACGAAGATATTTTTAAAGAGACTGCTAAAGATAACGCGCCATGGTACTGGATTCCGGCCAATCACCGCTGGTTCCGCAACTATTTGGCATTGAACATCGTAGTTAAGACACTGGAGAAGCTGAAGCTCTCTTATCCCAAGCTGAACACGCTGACTCCAGATATTTCCGAACTGATTTCCCCGCGGCATTAA
- a CDS encoding KinB-signaling pathway activation protein, which translates to MSGLNIRKWFHLFWTTLLVGSAGAVAAGLALQGIGGAVPFTSLTDFFLYALILFGYGMLVSVYSQLGFFAYLILNYMGFGVFPRKIWQYIQLALAVIALFDLIFLRSFVGGERSLISDLTLGLSILIAAIAVAYFKVRDTNASAWIPTFFFMTGITIVEMIGVLRIGVDNATLFIVVPLIACNAFQILRLHHIVRPAAESSG; encoded by the coding sequence GTGAGCGGCCTGAATATTAGGAAATGGTTTCATCTGTTCTGGACAACGCTGTTGGTCGGTTCCGCAGGAGCTGTCGCAGCCGGGCTGGCCCTTCAGGGAATCGGCGGCGCCGTTCCATTCACAAGCTTAACGGACTTCTTCCTTTATGCGCTTATCTTATTTGGCTACGGGATGCTTGTAAGCGTCTACTCTCAGCTTGGTTTTTTTGCGTATTTGATTCTGAACTATATGGGATTTGGCGTGTTTCCACGAAAAATATGGCAGTACATACAGCTCGCGCTGGCGGTTATCGCCTTGTTTGATTTAATTTTTCTCCGTTCGTTCGTCGGGGGGGAGCGGAGCCTGATATCCGATTTGACTCTAGGGCTTTCCATTTTGATAGCAGCTATTGCTGTTGCTTATTTCAAAGTGCGGGATACCAACGCTTCAGCCTGGATTCCGACGTTCTTCTTCATGACCGGCATTACCATCGTGGAAATGATCGGTGTGCTGCGGATTGGTGTGGATAATGCAACCTTATTTATAGTGGTTCCTCTGATTGCCTGTAATGCATTCCAAATTTTGCGACTTCACCATATTGTGCGGCCGGCTGCCGAATCATCCGGATGA